In Chitinibacter sp. FCG-7, the genomic stretch ATGAATGAAGCACCAGACAGCAGCAGAATGGCTTTGATAATCTGTACCCATGTCGTCGCCAGCATGCCGCCGAAAGTGACGTACAGAATCATCAGAATGCCGACCAGAATCACGGCGTAGGTGTAGTCCAGACCGAACAGCAGCTGGATCAGCTTGCCCGCACCCACCATCTGGGCGATCAGGTACAGCGCCACCACGACTAGCGTACCGGTTGCAGCAAAAACGCGTACCGGCGTTTGCGACAGGCGATATGAGGCCACATCGGCAAAGGTGTATTTACCCAGGTTACGCAGGCGTTCGGCGACCATAAAGGTAATCACCGGCCAGCCGACCAGAAAGCCGATTGAGTAAATCAGGCCGTCGTAACCGGTGGTAAAGACCATCGCCGAAATGCCAAGGAAGGACGCTGCCGACATATAGTCACCAGCAATCGCCAGGCCATTTTGAAAGCCGGTAATGCCACCACCCGCGGCGTAAAAGTCTTTGGCCGAGCGCGTACGGCGCGCTGCCCAATACGTAATCCCCAGCGTGAAAGCGACAAAAGCCAGAAACATCACAATGGCGTGAACATTCAGGCTGCGTTTCTCGACTGCACCTTCAATGGCACCCGCTGCCCAGCTTGGCATGCTGCTCATCAGCATGACTGCGGCAAATGTGCCCGCCAAACCCAGTTTTTGTAGTAGTGATTTCATTTTTTAGCGTCCTCAACGACTTCACGGGTCAGTTGGTCAAATTCGGTATTGGCGCGGCGCACATAAATACCGGTGAGGACAAAAGCCGAGATAATGACAAAAATGCCAACCGGGATGCCCCAGGTGGTGACGCCATTGCCAATCGGGGTGCCCAGTGTTGCAGGTGAAAAAGCGATGAGCAAAATAAAGCCGTAGTAAATCACCAGCATCGCGATGGTCAGCATCCAGGAAAATCTGGCGCGAGTGGCCACGAGGGCGTGAAATTTCGGATTATTCTG encodes the following:
- a CDS encoding DUF485 domain-containing protein, translating into MHDSMIERVQNNPKFHALVATRARFSWMLTIAMLVIYYGFILLIAFSPATLGTPIGNGVTTWGIPVGIFVIISAFVLTGIYVRRANTEFDQLTREVVEDAKK